A region of Nocardioides alkalitolerans DNA encodes the following proteins:
- a CDS encoding glycosyltransferase, with protein MPRSPRRRVALYSHDTQGLGHVRRNIEIAAALVAARPGTDVLLLTGTPAAAALPLPPGAEVVVLPGVAKNGPGTYAAASLGLHLGEVLDLRGRMIESALAAFSPDLVVVDKVARGLGGELDAALRTLRSTVGPRGLPTRVVLGLRDVLDDPATARAEWEAEGTTAAVRASYDAVWVYGDPRVHDLAATLRLPGDVAAMVRHTGYLAHGRGGHVTTPPAGDPTPPEQPYVLCLVGGGQDGHRLADTVARTSLPAGHRAVLVTGPCMPGDQRQRLQELAARRPDLDVHPFVGDTRPLVAGAAAVVSMGGYNSVCELLSAGRPTLVVPRTTPRREQLVRAEGLAPHTALDHVLPEHATPAVLAAWLDRAVRRAAIPHDLDLDGLGRLPRLVDDLLAPTLAEETSRATA; from the coding sequence ATGCCCCGTTCACCTCGCCGCCGGGTGGCGCTCTACTCCCACGACACCCAGGGTCTCGGCCACGTCCGCCGCAACATCGAGATCGCCGCCGCCCTGGTCGCCGCCCGGCCCGGCACCGACGTGCTGCTGCTGACCGGCACACCGGCGGCCGCGGCGCTCCCACTACCGCCGGGTGCCGAGGTGGTGGTGCTCCCCGGCGTCGCAAAGAACGGTCCGGGTACCTACGCCGCCGCGTCGCTGGGCCTCCACCTCGGCGAGGTGCTCGACCTGCGCGGCCGGATGATCGAGAGCGCGCTCGCCGCGTTCTCCCCCGACCTCGTGGTCGTCGACAAGGTGGCGCGCGGCCTCGGCGGCGAGCTCGACGCCGCGCTCCGCACGCTGCGCTCGACGGTCGGCCCCCGCGGCCTGCCCACGCGCGTCGTCCTCGGTCTCCGCGACGTCCTCGACGACCCGGCGACCGCGCGGGCCGAGTGGGAGGCGGAGGGCACGACGGCGGCCGTGCGGGCGTCGTACGACGCGGTGTGGGTCTACGGCGACCCCCGCGTCCACGACCTCGCGGCCACGCTCCGGCTCCCGGGCGACGTGGCGGCGATGGTGCGGCACACGGGCTACCTCGCCCACGGCCGCGGCGGCCACGTCACCACGCCGCCCGCGGGCGACCCCACGCCCCCGGAGCAGCCCTACGTGCTGTGCCTCGTCGGCGGCGGTCAGGACGGCCACCGCCTCGCCGACACCGTGGCGCGCACCTCCCTGCCCGCCGGGCACCGCGCCGTCCTCGTGACCGGACCCTGCATGCCGGGCGACCAGCGGCAGCGGCTGCAGGAGCTGGCGGCACGGCGCCCCGACCTCGACGTGCACCCCTTCGTCGGCGACACCCGTCCGCTCGTGGCCGGCGCGGCCGCCGTGGTGAGCATGGGCGGCTACAACTCCGTCTGCGAGCTGCTGTCCGCCGGACGCCCCACCCTCGTGGTGCCCCGCACCACCCCGCGTCGCGAGCAGCTCGTCCGCGCCGAGGGCCTCGCCCCGCACACCGCGCTCGACCACGTCCTGCCGGAGCACGCGACGCCCGCGGTGCTCGCGGCGTGGCTCGACCGCGCCGTACGCCGCGCAGCGATCCCCCACGACCTCGACCTCGACGGGCTCGGCCGCCTGCCGCGGCTCGTCGACGACCTGCTCGCCCCGACCCTCGCCGAGGAGACCTCCCGTGCCACTGCCTGA